One Cohnella candidum genomic region harbors:
- a CDS encoding type II secretion system F family protein, whose amino-acid sequence MSWILTGMVAMSSFLLFAAVLGLLFHTDKRMERRMGRYLALNDRKQLGRRKFELLVQLRVYKQAVRDRVLTKKRSGRLEQMLNLAGVPLKPEEYVMFQWICTALGAGLLYLIAGQVLLLAVGGVAGFALPRMWIGRKRKARMTAFNDGLLDMLTTIIGSLRAGFSFAQALRTVVDESQGPVKEEAEIVLKDMQYGSSMEDALTEWKERMPSEDLDLMIQAILIQRQIGGNLAVVLETIVQTIRDRSRIQRQVTTLTAQGRLSGMVVGCLPFVLGVVLYFIEPDYIGTLFHTPIGIGLVAAGLVSGSIGFLFIRKITTIEV is encoded by the coding sequence GTGAGCTGGATATTAACGGGCATGGTCGCGATGAGCAGCTTCCTGTTGTTCGCCGCGGTTCTGGGGCTACTCTTCCATACGGACAAGCGGATGGAACGCAGGATGGGGCGCTATTTGGCGCTCAACGACCGCAAGCAGCTGGGGCGCCGAAAGTTCGAACTGCTCGTCCAGCTTCGCGTCTACAAGCAAGCGGTCCGGGACCGCGTGCTCACGAAGAAGCGGAGCGGGCGCCTCGAGCAGATGCTGAACCTCGCGGGCGTGCCGCTGAAGCCGGAAGAATACGTCATGTTTCAATGGATATGTACGGCGCTTGGCGCCGGATTGCTGTATTTGATCGCGGGTCAGGTGTTGCTGCTGGCGGTTGGGGGTGTCGCGGGATTCGCGCTGCCCCGCATGTGGATCGGCCGGAAGCGGAAGGCGAGAATGACGGCTTTCAACGACGGCCTGCTGGATATGCTGACGACGATCATCGGCTCGCTGCGGGCCGGCTTCAGCTTCGCGCAAGCGCTGCGGACCGTCGTGGACGAATCGCAGGGCCCGGTTAAAGAAGAGGCGGAAATCGTGCTGAAGGATATGCAGTACGGCAGCTCTATGGAGGACGCGCTGACCGAGTGGAAGGAGCGGATGCCGAGCGAGGATCTGGACCTGATGATCCAGGCGATTCTCATCCAGCGGCAGATCGGCGGCAACCTGGCGGTGGTGCTGGAGACGATCGTGCAGACGATCCGCGACCGCTCCCGCATTCAGCGCCAAGTGACCACGCTGACGGCGCAGGGGAGGCTGTCCGGCATGGTGGTCGGCTGTCTGCCGTTTGTGCTCGGCGTCGTGCTCTATTTCATCGAGCCGGATTACATCGGAACGCTGTTCCATACTCCGATCGGGATCGGGCTGGTGGCGGCCGGCCTGGTGTCCGGCAGCATCGGGTTCTTATTCATCCGCAAAATCACGACGATCGAGGTGTAG
- a CDS encoding type II secretion system F family protein has protein sequence MTVTLVLYAFFVLREERVQRKKRRLALVTGATETVPPADAPTNSPEGSLKGRVLLPLWKEFRRLFSRTLEERKEAKLELRLLQAGQPFRMSPVDFRIAQLTLALLLPGVCLFYAYLLDSGFGGALLLSALGVAAAGWLPGQYLKMKCKTRCRLALRELPDVLDLLTVSLEAGLGFDAALGKLVSKKEGVLAGEFRRCLEEIRLGKTRREALSGVRDRLPLDELKVLISSILQAEKLGIGMVQVLRIQSQEVREQRKQRAEEEAMKAPIKMLFPLVLFIFPSLFIVLLGPAIIQFVQTFSGI, from the coding sequence ATGACCGTTACGCTTGTATTGTACGCCTTTTTCGTCCTTCGCGAGGAACGGGTCCAGCGCAAGAAGAGGAGACTCGCTCTCGTTACGGGCGCCACGGAAACGGTACCTCCTGCGGACGCGCCCACGAACTCCCCGGAAGGCAGCTTGAAAGGGCGCGTGCTGCTTCCTCTGTGGAAGGAATTCCGCCGCTTGTTCAGCCGTACGCTGGAGGAACGCAAGGAAGCCAAGCTGGAGCTGAGACTGCTGCAGGCGGGCCAGCCTTTTCGGATGTCCCCGGTGGATTTCCGGATCGCGCAGCTGACGCTGGCGTTGCTGCTGCCGGGTGTTTGCCTGTTCTATGCTTATTTGCTGGATTCGGGATTCGGCGGTGCGTTGCTGCTGTCTGCGCTGGGAGTGGCCGCTGCCGGTTGGCTGCCGGGACAATATCTGAAAATGAAGTGCAAGACGCGCTGCCGGCTCGCCCTTCGGGAACTGCCGGACGTGCTGGATCTGCTCACGGTCAGCCTGGAAGCGGGGCTCGGCTTCGATGCCGCGCTCGGCAAGCTGGTTTCCAAGAAAGAAGGGGTTCTCGCCGGTGAATTCAGAAGGTGCCTGGAGGAGATCCGCCTCGGCAAAACCCGCCGCGAAGCCCTCTCCGGCGTGCGAGACCGTCTGCCGCTCGACGAGCTGAAGGTACTCATCAGCAGCATCCTGCAGGCAGAGAAGCTCGGCATCGGGATGGTTCAAGTGCTTCGCATCCAATCCCAGGAGGTGCGGGAGCAGCGGAAGCAGCGGGCCGAGGAAGAAGCGATGAAGGCGCCGATCAAAATGCTGTTCCCGCTCGTGCTCTTCATTTTCCCCAGCTTGTTCATCGTCCTTCTCGGCCCGGCGATCATCCAGTTCGTCCAGACGTTCAGCGGTATATAA
- a CDS encoding 2,3-diaminopropionate biosynthesis protein SbnB produces MLILNDGDIRSLGVNWGTLADCVERALLAREAGDYAQPIKPYLRYGDPRNRIIAMPAYLGGEFDTAGIKWIASFPGNRDRGLPRAHGVIVLNRADTGEPYAILNGGMANVLRTAAVSGVVLGRYLKARPREKLRVSIIGWGPIGRAHFEMCAALYGDVIEGFTLYDIGGVDESSIPVPWRGRTAVASSWEEAYEPCDVFITCTVSSNRYIDRTPSKGSLLLHVSLRDYRAEALQDIQAVIVDDWDEVCRENTDIELLHREAGLTRQQTRSLADLVCRDALADFPPEEPVLFCPMGMAIFDLAVAGCLVKEARSAGAGIEV; encoded by the coding sequence GTGTTGATCTTAAACGACGGGGATATACGTTCTCTCGGCGTCAACTGGGGCACGTTGGCCGATTGCGTGGAACGAGCGCTGCTTGCGAGAGAGGCCGGCGATTACGCGCAGCCGATCAAGCCTTATTTGCGGTACGGGGATCCCCGCAACCGCATCATCGCCATGCCCGCTTACCTGGGCGGGGAATTCGATACGGCCGGCATCAAGTGGATCGCCAGCTTTCCCGGCAACCGCGATCGGGGGCTTCCGAGGGCTCACGGCGTCATCGTGCTGAATCGGGCGGACACCGGCGAGCCCTATGCCATCCTGAACGGCGGCATGGCGAACGTGCTGCGGACGGCGGCGGTGAGCGGCGTCGTGCTCGGCCGTTACTTGAAAGCCCGCCCCCGGGAGAAGCTTCGCGTCTCGATCATCGGCTGGGGGCCGATCGGGCGCGCCCACTTCGAGATGTGCGCCGCCTTATACGGCGACGTTATCGAGGGGTTCACGCTCTACGACATCGGCGGCGTGGATGAGTCCTCCATCCCCGTTCCCTGGCGCGGCCGGACGGCCGTGGCTTCGAGCTGGGAGGAAGCGTATGAACCGTGCGATGTTTTCATCACATGCACGGTGTCTTCCAACCGTTACATCGACCGGACGCCTTCCAAGGGCAGCCTGCTTCTCCATGTGTCTCTCCGGGACTATCGCGCCGAAGCGTTGCAGGATATCCAAGCCGTCATCGTCGACGACTGGGACGAAGTGTGCCGCGAAAACACGGACATCGAGCTCCTCCACCGGGAAGCCGGCCTGACCCGGCAGCAAACGCGTTCGCTCGCCGACCTCGTCTGCCGGGACGCGCTTGCGGATTTCCCGCCGGAAGAGCCGGTACTCTTCTGCCCCATGGGCATGGCCATCTTCGACCTTGCCGTCGCGGGCTGCCTCGTGAAAGAAGCCCGCTCTGCGGGAGCGGGCATAGAAGTTTAA
- the sbnA gene encoding 2,3-diaminopropionate biosynthesis protein SbnA encodes MSDSILSAIGKTPLVELRNLFANPRGIRVLAKLELLNPGGSAKDRPASRMLEEAWKTGRIGPGSVIVESSSGNTAISLAIVCAQRKLRFICVVDPRTAGANLDILRAFGAEIDRVEQPDPATGEFLPARLNRVQQLLSEIPGSFWPNQYGNDNNWRSQMGMMEELVKEAGKVDYVFGGISTCGTMLGCARYAQEQGLPVRIIAIDSETSAITGGTQGVRRFPGMGAGIVPPFGQQPFWDEAVHVSDWDMVSGCRALALHEGILAGPSSGGVIQSVRRMLPRLPDQAVCAVIVHDRGERYLDTLYSDDWVIRHFGRVPSSAEEDFGC; translated from the coding sequence ATGAGCGACTCCATCCTGTCGGCGATCGGCAAAACGCCGCTGGTCGAGCTAAGGAACCTGTTCGCCAATCCGCGCGGCATCCGGGTGCTCGCCAAGCTGGAGCTCCTGAACCCCGGCGGCAGCGCCAAGGACCGTCCCGCTTCGCGCATGCTCGAAGAAGCCTGGAAAACCGGAAGGATCGGTCCCGGATCGGTAATCGTGGAATCCAGCTCGGGTAACACGGCGATCAGCCTCGCGATCGTATGCGCGCAGCGGAAGCTGCGGTTCATCTGCGTCGTCGATCCGCGGACGGCCGGGGCCAACCTCGACATTCTCCGGGCGTTCGGCGCCGAAATCGACCGGGTCGAGCAGCCCGATCCCGCGACCGGCGAATTCCTGCCGGCTCGGCTGAACCGGGTGCAGCAGCTGCTCTCGGAAATCCCGGGCAGCTTCTGGCCGAATCAATACGGGAATGACAACAACTGGCGTTCGCAAATGGGGATGATGGAGGAACTCGTGAAGGAAGCGGGAAAGGTCGATTACGTGTTCGGCGGCATCAGCACGTGCGGCACGATGCTTGGCTGCGCCCGGTACGCCCAGGAGCAGGGGCTTCCGGTCCGGATCATCGCGATCGATTCGGAGACGAGCGCCATCACGGGAGGTACGCAGGGGGTACGGCGATTTCCGGGCATGGGCGCCGGCATCGTGCCGCCCTTCGGGCAGCAGCCCTTCTGGGATGAGGCGGTCCACGTATCGGATTGGGACATGGTATCGGGCTGCCGGGCGCTTGCGCTGCATGAGGGGATCCTTGCCGGGCCCTCTTCCGGCGGAGTCATCCAGTCGGTCCGCCGGATGCTGCCCCGGCTCCCGGATCAAGCGGTGTGCGCGGTTATCGTCCATGACCGCGGGGAACGGTACCTCGATACCTTGTATTCGGACGATTGGGTGATTCGGCATTTCGGCCGCGTGCCGTCATCTGCGGAGGAGGATTTCGGGTGTTGA